In Candidatus Binatia bacterium, the sequence GACAGCTGGCGCGAGCCTACGGAGGAGATCTGCGGCTGGAATCAAACGGTCCGGGCGCTTCTTTTGCGTTGATGATTCCGCTCGCAGCTCCGTGAAAAAATCACCCATGTCGGCGGCCCCCGGAATGGCCGCCGACATGCGTTTCCATATTTTTTCTAGAGTGCGGGGTTCGGCTTGGCGGGACGATCCGAATAGTCGTAGAAGCCGAGCTTGGTCTTCCGACCCAATTGCCCCGCGAGAAGGAGTCTACGCAGGATCGGAGGCGGGGCGAAGCGTGCCTCACCGTATTCCTCGTAGAGATTGGTCGCCATCTCGTTGACGACGTCGAGTCCGATGAAGTCTGCGAGAGTGAAGGGGCCCATCGGATGAGCTGCTCCGTTGCACATGGCCGTGTCGATGTCCTGGACGGATCCGTTTCCACGTTGCCATTCGAGCATGGCGTCGATCATATAAGGGACCAGCAGTCGGTTGACGACAAATCCGGTCGAGTCCTTGAGAACAATCGGTGTCTTCCCGCAGCTCTCGGCGAAGGCGCGCGCTGTTTCGGTGACGTCCGCTCTCGTCTGCAGGGTGGCCGCGACCTCGACCAGTTTCATGGCCGGCGCCGGGTTGAAGAAATGCAAGCCGACAACTCGCTCCGGGTGCTTTGTTTTGACGGCAATTTCGGTCAGGCCAAGCGAGGAAGTGTTGCTGCCGAATATGGCGGTTTCGGAACAGATCGAATCCAGTCGATCAAAAGCGCTGTGTTTGATCTCGAGATCCTCAATAATGGACTCGACGACCAGATCGCAGGGGGCGAGAGCTTCGAATTCGGTGGT encodes:
- a CDS encoding 3-hydroxyacyl-CoA dehydrogenase family protein is translated as MSTADIKKVGVLGAGQMGLGIAQVAAQSGYETVLVKATPGDTEKLTAKILGGWDKLVSKGRMEQADRDAAAGRLTVTTEFEALAPCDLVVESIIEDLEIKHSAFDRLDSICSETAIFGSNTSSLGLTEIAVKTKHPERVVGLHFFNPAPAMKLVEVAATLQTRADVTETARAFAESCGKTPIVLKDSTGFVVNRLLVPYMIDAMLEWQRGNGSVQDIDTAMCNGAAHPMGPFTLADFIGLDVVNEMATNLYEEYGEARFAPPPILRRLLLAGQLGRKTKLGFYDYSDRPAKPNPAL